The following DNA comes from Tunturibacter psychrotolerans.
ATGCTTGCCAGTCCGAAGGATGCCCATGTCCCTGCGGCTCCAAATAAGTTTCGCGCCCGACATCGCCTTGGTTACAAATCCTGCCCAGAGATCGGAGCTCTCAAAGAACGTCTGAACGATCCGGATCTTCTGCTCTCTAAGAAACTTCCTCAGCTCGAAACTGCCTCGCATTGCCGTCAGATCATAGGTCCGTTGCAAAGGCAGCAGGTACACGGAGCATGGCGGCGACTGGAGACCAGCGCTCGCCGGATCCGCGGAAAACGTAAGGATCGAGACGCGGTATCCATACTTCGGCAGAAGGTCCGCGAGCTTGAGTACGATCCGTTCGCCGCCGCCGAGTGTTCTCGGAAACTGATCGAGGACCAGCAGCACGTGAGGCATCTCAAAGTAGCTTGCGTCGTTGCCGGTCGATTCCTCAAGGTGTAGCGCCCTAATCATTCTTATACAGAGTTTCCCGAAGCCAAAGTCGCTGTGGTGCTGGGCGGAAGACCCCGGTGGTCCCGCACATTATCGGTACGCCAGGAACGGGTTAGCTGCGACGGCTTCGGAGATAGCTGATTCCGTCGCGGGTTCGGTCTCGGCCAATTGAAGTGCGCGAATCGCAGCTGCCACAAGAATCCAAAGTATGCCCGTAATCTCGAGATAGGTCCATCGATCGCCAAAGAAATTCGCGACAATACAGGAACACATGCCGACAAACAATCCCAATCCAAGCCCGCGATAGAGCGGATCCTCTGCTCGCTTAAAGAGGCGGTATGCTACTGCAAGCACCTGCTGCAGCATCGCAAGCACGATGATCATTCCGATGATTCCTGTCTCCACCATCACTTTGACGTACCAGTTATGGGTATCTTTCAGCCCATCCACGTGATTCCCTATCTGATAGGTGGCGAAGCCAATTCCTAGGACGGGACTGCTGAGAATGGATTCCTCTGCTGCCTCCCACAAGTTGACTCGTTCCTGTGCCGAAATCTCCAGCTTTCCATTGGAGTTTTGCGTCATTTCGACACGCTCACGAACTGCGGTTGGAACAATAGCTTGCCACGTAAAGAGGAAGACTGCAGCAATCACGATAAGTTTCCGGTCCTTCAGGAATCCCAGAACGACGATGCTGACAAGGAGAGCCGCATACGATCCGCGAGAGAAGGTGTACAAGTCAGCAAAGACTGTTAGGGCCACAAGCCCATAGAAGATCAGCCTGAGTTTCTTTCTTTGGACAAACTGTACGAAACCCCAGAAAAACATGGCGAACTGGGCGAGAAAGGCTGCTGTCTGATTCGAACCGTACGCGAGCGGGCCCGTATCTCTTTTATTCTCGTCGAAACTGCCCCAGGTTCTGGACATACTTTCGAGCAGACAACTTCTGTCGATTGCTAAGAGGGAAACCGCCGTGATAAGGACCACCGTCCGTATTGCCTTCCTGTCCTCGACGACCATGCCGGCCGCGGTGAAGACCAAAGGAATCAGCATGTAGTCTTTCCACGTCTCGAAGTTGACGTCGCCGAGCCAGAGCGGCGGAGGCGCATTGCCGAGCGCCGTGCCAAACCACATCGATAGATAAAGGTAGACACCAAACACCAGCCATATGGTGTAGAGCGACGACTTGGGGATCGATTTTCCCTTAAGGAGGGCACCGATAATGACGGCAAATACGAGAATGGTCAGCATATTGCCGCCGAGCGGATAATTCAAAAAGTGATCCCGCATCGTGCGATAAGGCAAGAAAGGGATCATGTAGTAGAGACCCAGTAGGGGACGTCCCGTCAAAGAGACGATACACATGATCCAGAACCCCAAATAGGCGATCAGGGGAACATAATGTGCGAGTCCTAGTCCCAAAATTCACCTTTCCCACTGCCGGCAAACCTATCCGACCAGACTCGACGCCACAGTTTCGCGTTAGCTGTCAGAGCCATACTTTTTTCCGCCCCACAGCGAAGTTATAGAACGCGAGTGCCGCAGCCGCATTGAGCATCACAAAAGTGCAGGCGATGCCAACGGGCTTGAATCTTTTGGCGGACGGAATCAAGGATCCGCACGTGGCTGCAACGTAGAATAGCACCTGAAGCCAAAAGATTGCGCCGTAAAAAGGTCCTCCGAGGATACCTGCCGCGACCAGCATCAGCGGAAGAAAGACTGGAATCAACAGGCGAAGCAGTTTGTGACTGACAAAGCGAAAGAGAAGCGGATTTGACGGCGAAAGCAGCCACGGAGCGAGTTGAAGCAACTGGTAGTTTCCGGTCAAGGTGCGAACTTTTCGCGAGAACTCCTTCCCTTTTTCGTTAAAGAATCGGTCCCGCGCGATCGCTGCTGGTTCAAAAACAACCCGTTTTCCATGCCGCGCGACATTCATTGGGACAAAGACATCATCCAGGATCGTACCCGGAGGAATCGCGATGTAGAGCTCACGGCGAATGGCGTAGATTGCACCGGTCACGCCAACGACTGACCCCGAAGCAGACTCAAGCTTCCGCACCATCTTTTCGATCTTCCAGTAGATGCCGAGCCCTTCGTGCGAACGCGCTCCAGAATCTTCAAGTAACAGCTCTCCGCTCACTGCGCCCACGGTTGGATCTGCAAAACAGGACGCAAGTTCCGAGATAGCATTCGGTTCGAGAAACTGCCGCGCATCCAGAAAAACCAGAATCTCTCCCTTAGCGCGATCGACAGCCGCATTCAAGGCACGAGCCTTGCCGGCGGACTCTTCAAGAAGAATAGGGACAACCGGCGGAGGCTGTTCCAAAAGAATCTCTGCGGTCCTATCGGTCGATCCATCCGAGGCAACCACGATCTCTAACTGCTCCTTTGGATAGTCCAACATACGAAGGTTTGCCATCTTCGACGGCAGATTTGCTTCCTCGTTGCGCGCCGCAATAATAATAGAAACGTCAGGAGTGTAGTCTGCTTTCTGGATCGATTGCTTACGAAGGTATACGCACATCCACAGCAGGACGGCGTACCCAAAGTACGCATAGCCTGTAAGCGCGAGGCACATCCAGAAAAGAAACTTCACCGTTCGATCCTGTTGGAGCCAACACCGATATTCGTAACGGGAGGAAACAGGAAACGGCAGCTCCGGCTCGTTGCAAAGGAAAGAACCGGCCTCTCCCCGTCGGACCCTGCAATCCTCCAGATACCAGCTCCAAGTTTCACAATCCCTCGATTGACGTCATTCTACTAAACGGCGTTGTTGGATCAGTATGCGACCGAATGGCATGCCCAGTTCTGTTTCCTCGGCGATATCATCTAAGGAATGATACGTTGATCCCAAAACGGACCGCCTACCTCTTTCGGGGCAGCCTGCGTAACCATCGCTGCTGGTAGATCCGACCTCTCGACTAAACTGGTAGCGCGCCTTACCGCCGGTTTTTAAAGTGAATTGCTTTTCAAGAACCGTGATCAGGTAGAGATCTACAACGTCTTTCAAAAACCGGCCGCCACGCGCGTCATGTTCGAGTACGTTTCGATTCGAGTTCAATGTCCAGCAAAAAGCGATTCGCGATCAACGTCGTAACGAACTGGATAGCCATGGCTGTCAGCATGGTCGTCCCTTTCTTTCTAGCTCCCTTCGTTGTTCGTCATCTGGGCGCGACAATCTACGGCATCTGGATATTGGCGGTCTCCACAGTTTCGTATCTCAATATGCTCGACCTGGGATTGCGTAGCGCAATCACCCGGTTCGTCTCCAAGAGCGCAACCGAGGGCAACACGCGGGACGCCCAGAAGGCGATCGGCGCTGCACTCTGGTTTCGCATGGCGATCGCGGCATTTGTGGTAGTCATCAGCATCGGGTTAGCCGTCTGGTTCCCCCAGATCTTCAAAATCCCGCATGATTTAGAACGGCCAGCACAAATCACCGTTCTGCTATGCGCTTTAGGAGTCGCTGCTTCGCTGCTGTCGGGTGTCTACACTGGAGTGATTAGAGCGATCAACCGCTTCGATGTCCTCAGCACGATCACCATGACCCAGACTCTGGTAAGAGCGGTTGGAGTCATTCTCATTCTTCGCAGTGGCCATGGTCTCGTGGTCTTGGCCATCTGGGAATTTGGAGTCGTCCTGTCGTCCAGC
Coding sequences within:
- a CDS encoding glycosyltransferase family 2 protein, which produces MKFLFWMCLALTGYAYFGYAVLLWMCVYLRKQSIQKADYTPDVSIIIAARNEEANLPSKMANLRMLDYPKEQLEIVVASDGSTDRTAEILLEQPPPVVPILLEESAGKARALNAAVDRAKGEILVFLDARQFLEPNAISELASCFADPTVGAVSGELLLEDSGARSHEGLGIYWKIEKMVRKLESASGSVVGVTGAIYAIRRELYIAIPPGTILDDVFVPMNVARHGKRVVFEPAAIARDRFFNEKGKEFSRKVRTLTGNYQLLQLAPWLLSPSNPLLFRFVSHKLLRLLIPVFLPLMLVAAGILGGPFYGAIFWLQVLFYVAATCGSLIPSAKRFKPVGIACTFVMLNAAAALAFYNFAVGRKKVWL
- a CDS encoding O-antigen ligase family protein, which gives rise to MCIVSLTGRPLLGLYYMIPFLPYRTMRDHFLNYPLGGNMLTILVFAVIIGALLKGKSIPKSSLYTIWLVFGVYLYLSMWFGTALGNAPPPLWLGDVNFETWKDYMLIPLVFTAAGMVVEDRKAIRTVVLITAVSLLAIDRSCLLESMSRTWGSFDENKRDTGPLAYGSNQTAAFLAQFAMFFWGFVQFVQRKKLRLIFYGLVALTVFADLYTFSRGSYAALLVSIVVLGFLKDRKLIVIAAVFLFTWQAIVPTAVRERVEMTQNSNGKLEISAQERVNLWEAAEESILSSPVLGIGFATYQIGNHVDGLKDTHNWYVKVMVETGIIGMIIVLAMLQQVLAVAYRLFKRAEDPLYRGLGLGLFVGMCSCIVANFFGDRWTYLEITGILWILVAAAIRALQLAETEPATESAISEAVAANPFLAYR